Part of the Catalinimonas alkaloidigena genome is shown below.
GATAATTAGGTGAATTAATCATTATGTTCATCATTTAAAGATGCTGGTATCAGGCTTGACATTATGCTAGTAGCATAACCGAAAGCCTATGAAATTTTTAAAATTTACAATTGCATTTTTAGTTCTGACGAGTTCCCTGATTTTTATCATTTCCTCTGAGAAATTCTACATTGATTTGATTCAGTCATTTACGTTTCATGCAATGTTAGGCTACATATTTTTGAGTGCGCTATTTGCGCTATTCCGTTGGAAATATGTCACGTTCGCCGCTTTTTCAGCAAGTTTACTTTTAGCTGTTTATTTACTACCCCATATCAGCGGTGAGTCAAATCCTGCTTACTCAGTAAGTGGAGAAACGTTAAAAGTTGCTCATTTCAATGTATTAGGAAGTAATAGGCATTTTGATGATATCATTAACAATTCAATTGATCTGAATGCTGATATCCTGTCATTTCAGGAAGTAGAAAGAGCCTGGGCGCTTAAGCTAATGGATGGGCTTGAAATGCAGTACCCTTATTTTGCTATTACAGAACACGAAAAGCATGGCGTAGCCATTTTCTCAAAATATCCATTGAAAAATCTTAAAACCTACAAATGGACCGGAGAGCCTACCTTAACCGGTGATGTAGTTTATCAGGATAAAAATGTACATTTCATTACTACCCATACTCTATCGCCCAGAAATCCTGAGCGTTACAAAAACAGGAATGAGCATTTGAGTAAAATTGCTGAATATGTCAAAAATATAAACGGTCCTGTTTTAGCGATAGGAGATTTTAATGCTGTACCCTGGAATAAATATATTGTAAAAATTAAGGAAAGCACTGATCTGGTAGACAGCAGAAAAAGCATTGCTTCTACTTACCCTGCTAACTATCCGCTTGGACTGCCCATAGACTATATTTTACATTCTGACGAACTTAGCTGTGTCAACTTCAAAGCTGTTAATGCGATGGGTTCTGATCATAAGGGGATTGTAGGTGAATATGTATTCAATACACCTACTATGCTGGTAGATATGAATTAATTCGTACGCTGGTAGAGAATTTTACCACCGACTATGGTCATGTCAGCCTGAGTCTTGAGGATTTCATCTTCAGGAATAATCATGATGTTTTGTGAAAAAACAGTAAAGTCTGCCAGTTTACCTACTTCTATACTACCTTTGATATCTTCTTCAAAAGCTCCATAGGCGGCATCAAGCGTATAAGATCTGAGCGCCTCTTTTCGGCTCATCTTCTGTTCGGGTTCAAAACCACCTTCAGGCTCGCCTGCTAAGGTTCTACGGCTTACAGAAGCATAAAAGCTTGGTAATGGATTGAGTGGCTCTACCGGAGCGTCTGTTCCATTCACAATTTTTGCCCCACTGTCCAGTAATTTGCGCCATACATAGGCACCTTCAATGATCCTTTCTTCTCCTAATCGTTCAATTGCCCAGGGACGGTCTGAGGCCATATGTATAGCCTGCATGGCAGGAACGACACCTAGCTCACTGAATCTGGGAATATCTTCAGCACTCAAATGCTGTGCGTGTTCAATTCGGAACCTGTGATCTTCAGCAAATTCAGGCTTTTCGTTAAAGGCTTTCTCATAGTTATTAAGTACTTCGCGGTTAGCCCTGTCGCCGATGGCATGCGAACACAGCTGTAATCCACTTTCTAAGGCTTTAAGTGATGTCTCATAAACACGACTCATGGGTGTAGTATTGTGGCCAAACTGACCAGGCATATCAGCATACTCTTCAAGCAGCCAGGCACCTCTTGAGCCTAATGCTCCGTCCATATAAAGTTTAATGCTGCGAATAGTAAGGAAATTGTTTCCCAGTCCTACAGCAGGTCCATTTTCGTAGTATTCTTTTAGAAGTGTGCTGTCGTTTCCGCTTATCATAGCCCAAAGACGTACTTTCATATTACCTTCTTCTGCCAATTTGCGGTAAGTTTCTTCAATATCTTTGGTAATGCCCGCATCCTGAAAAGAGGTAATGCCATTTACCAGACACTCCTGCATTGCCAGTTCCGCTGCTCTTTCATAACCTTCAGAAGTTGTTTCAGGAATTTTCTCGGTGATTATTCTCATGGCGTTTTCATTAAAAATTCCAGTGGGATTCCCTAATTCATCTTTAATGATTTCGCCCCCTTCAATTTCTATGACCTCAGGTCCTTCCTTTTGTATGTTGACTACACCTGCAATTTCCATCGCTTTGGCATTGGCTAAGGCGGCATGACCACTGGCATGTTTCAGATAAACCGGGTGATTGGGAGCCACTTCACTTAAACCTTGATGGGTAGGAAAACCCTGGACCATTGTAGGGGCCAGGGAATCCCATTTGTCCTGATGCCAGCCTCTGCCGATAATCCATTCTCCTTCAGGGGTATTTTTTGCTGCCACTGCTATCTTCTCCAGCATTTCCTCATAACTCTTCACCTGCAATAAATCCACGTTCATCTTATTCATACCCACACCGATAAAATGGGCGTGCCCTTCTATAAAACCGGGTGTGATGGTTTTTCCTTCCAGGTCAACTACTTCAGTTGCTTCACCAATCCACTTCTGCACACCCTGATTATCCCCTACATAGACGATGGTATCATTGATGACAGCTACCGCTTCTGCTTTGGGCTGAGCCTCGTTGACTGTATATATCTGACCATTGTGGAGGACGAGCGTAGCTTTTTCCTCAGGGTTATTACAGGAAACTGCAATGATGAAAAGCGAAAATATTATGAAATGAGAAAAGAAGCGCATCATATAGTTTGTTGGTAGTGTCATGAAAGATGAAAATACGTTGAGTCTGCCTTTTTGCCAAATTTTATAGCAAAAGCCTGTTAGTGTTTGCTGTGGCAAAAAAAATGGGATCAGGTTTTTTTAACTTACTGTGAGTTAAACATACCTATTTATATCATTCACTCACCCGGGATTATGCTTGTTTCACAAGAAAGATATTGTCGTTCACCGGGCAAATCGTGAAATTAGCACAAAATCAATAATATCAGCATGCAAAAACCAAATCGTTTTTTTTTTACTTCTCTGGGGAGTCATTCTTCTCCTTTTAGTGCTTTTTGCAGGTACTATTTTTTGGAACTAGAAAAGCACTGCTTCCTACATATCCAAAGCACAATTTGACGATATACTGATGGAAGGAATAGCAAGTGAAGTAGTGCTGGTAAGGAATGAAAAACTGGCAGAGATTACGCTTGAGCAGGAAGCTTTGAATAGTGGTAAATATGAAGATCTCCTAAATAATCAGACCTCATTTTCCGAAGTCAATGGCCCACATCTTAAGTTAAAAATTTACAATCTTGATAATTTTGATCAAGACTTTCGAGATGCCCAGAAAAATATCCCTTTAAATGAAAGAATTAACTTTAGCATTGAGGAACGTTCGGGCATAGGAAGTTTTTTGCTGAATTGGGGATTTCTTTTTTGGTTGCTGACAGCTATTCCTATCCTACTTTTGTGGTTAGTTTTCAAATTATTCTGGTCCACCAAACCAAGTAAAAAGTCCGTTCAAGCTGTAAAACAGCAAAATTTAAACGGTTCAGAGTCTGCTGAATACCATCAGCTAAATTTTCCAGTCAAGATCGGGGACAGAACCATTTTTCTCGAAATGTATAACATCGTTTCTTTTCAGGCAAAAGACAAATATGTAAATGTGCTGGATACCGACGATAATACCTATCTGATTGAGCATACGCTCAATGATTTGGAGAATAAGCTACCCCAACAATTTATTCGTATTCATCGCTCGTATATCGTAAACAAGCTGCTGATCAAAGAAATCCGAAAGCATTCTGGCAATAGATTTACTGTACTTCTGAAAAGCAAAAAATCACAACAGCTTGTTTCCAGCCAAAGTTATGCGCCTAAAGTGAAGGCACTGATGAAGTTTTAGGCAAATTCGTAGCCATCTACGTCATCGTAGCTGACGCCTAATTTATCCATCACTTCCTGAGGGCTGCCTTTCCATACATTGGCGGTATTTCCCATGTATTTGAGATCTTCAATACCCATCTTGCTGGTGAAAAATCCAGTAGCCACAAAGTCTCTAAAGTTATTAAAAAAGTTGCCTCCCTGGCTCATTTCAGGCTTAGCGATTTCAGGATAAGCAATCTGATCCAGAATTTGCTTTTGTTGCTTTTCACTTAAGTCAAAAAATGATTTTTCAAACTGATGCATGCTCTCTATGTCCAGCCAGCGTAGACCTCCCCGCATACCGGTTTGGTGCCACGGCTGATCTTTCATCATAAATTCAATGAATTCAGGAACACCCGCATCAGCAGCATTGCCAGAGCGCTCATCAGCGGGAATAATGAGATTGGCTAATACCGTCACGGTTTGCATCTCGTGGTCGGTAAAAAACTGCTGCTCCATCAGCTTTTGATCCGCTTCGCTAATATTCATTTCCTCATTAGCGGCATGCTTATGCTCAGTAACTTCCGCTGTTTCTTCGGGAGTTTCGCAGCCGACCCAGGTTAAACTCGCTAAGGAGGCGGCGGCTCCACTCATATATTTAAGAGAGGTACGGCGGTCCATACCATTTTTATTAGGCTCTTCCATAATTCAAGTATTAGATATTACCTTTCTTTTTCTGGTCAATGATATATTCAGATGTACGCAGTGACAGGGCTAAAATAGTCCAGGTAGGATTTTTGTCAGCCATAGACACAAATGAGGCACCATCAGCGACGAAGAGGTTTTTACAGTCAAATGACTGACAGTACTCATTTACCGGAGCTTTTTTAGCATCCTTACCCATTCTTGCTACGCCTACCTCGTGTATGATTCGCCCGGGTGCGTGAAGTCCATAGTTGGATTCTTCACCAGCCTTGTTCCACAGAAGCTTTCCACCCATGCTGTCAATGATCTCTTCAAAAGTATCCTGCATATGTTTTGCCTGCAGTATTTCGTAATCACTCCATTTGTAGTTGAAACGAAGCACCGGAATACCCCACTGATCAACTACACCGGGATCTATCTCGCAATAGTTGCTTTCCAGTGCAACCGGCTCACCACGTCCGCTGAAGCCCACCATAGCACCGTAAAAACTCCGATAATCGTTTTTCAGTTGAGTGCCATAGCCACCACCACCTTTGGGGCGCTCAGCACCGAAAGCAGCATTATAATTTTGAATGCCTCCCAGAAAACCATAGGAAGGCATGTTCTTGCCTCCCCAGATTTCAATATGATAACCTCTGGGAAAATTTAACTTGGCCTTTTGATTGTCTATCCACCAGGGCATATACATGTGCATGCCTCCGACACCATCTTCATTATATGGGATTCCGTCCATCATCTGGGGAAAGACTCCCGCAAGGTCGCCACCGGTAGAGTCCATCAGGTATTTTCCTACCATGCCACTGGAATTGCCCAGACCGTTAGGATGGCGTGATGATTTGGAGTTTAGCATCAGGCGAGCCGTCTCACAGGCACTGGCAGAAAGCACCACGGCTTTTGCCCTGACAGTATATTCCATATTGTCATCCTTGCTTATATAAGAAACACCGGTTGCCAATCCTTCATCATTGGTAAGTACTTCTCTGGCCATCGCGTTGGTAATCAGGGTAACGTTACCGGTCTCCAGCGCTGGAGGAAGAAGTACAGAAGGTGAAGAAAAATTTGAATGGGTAGAACAACCGCGATTACACTGTGAGCAATAGTGGCAGGCTGCCCTTTTTCCCAAAGGCCGGGTAAGGATTGAAAGCCTGGAAGGGACCACGGGGATATTAAGGGGGTCACAAGCTTTCTTCACCAGCATTTCATAAGCACGGGGTTTGGGAGGAGGGAGGAAATGACCATCCGGCTCATTGACCAGTCCTAAACTGGGATCAAAATTAACCCCAAATACACCAATCATCTTATCTATTCGGTCGTAATAGGGTTTGATATCGGCATAGCTGATCGGCCAGTCATCGCCCAGACCATCAACACTTTTTCTTTTGAAATCCTTTTCCCCAAAACGCAATGATATTCTTCCCCAGTGATTGGTGCGTCCACCGAGCATGCGGGAGCGGAACCAGTCAAATTCAGTGCCTGCCACCCTGGTATAGGGTTCACCCTCAATCTCCCAGCCTCCAAAGGCAGCGTCAAATTCGCCAAAAGGTCTGTGGGTATTCGCTCCTCTGCGAGGAGATTGGTAAGGCCATTTAAACATATCTCCCTGAGCGGAGTCAAACATAGGCCCTGCTTCAAGCAAGGCGACTTTAGCACCGGCTTCAGCTAGCGTTTTTGCTGCCATTCCACCACCAGCACCTGAGCCTACAATACAAACGTCGTAGACTGTTGAACTTTCTTTAATCTGCATTGAGCTGTTTTTTGTGCATAAAATAGGCAGGCACAAAATACAACGCAACCATTTGTACTAAACTTGTTTTGTTTAGAATGAAAATATATAAGCTGAGGAGTGAACCTATATTAGTTACAAAAATGTATCAGAAAATTTTAAAACTGATAACGCAGCTGTAGCACATAATTTCTGCCCAGGTCATCGGCAAAATAGCGAAGACGATCAGTATAGGTACGATAAGAAGTATTCAGTACATTTTTGACCCGGAAACCGATGTTAAAGCGATTGACCTGAGCATTCCAGCCCAGATTGAACATCAGGTAGCATTCAGGAGGTGGTAACAGGTCAAAATTAGATGCGTTTTCGTCAAATATATTAGCATCATTTTCCTGCGCTTCAAGAATTTCTTCAATGCTAACTACAGGGGGTGCCTGAAATTGCTGAAAGGTATAAGAGAGAGATGCATTCCAGCTATGTTGATCTATAAAAGCAAACTTTCGCAGGCTCTGATGATACGAATATTG
Proteins encoded:
- a CDS encoding endonuclease/exonuclease/phosphatase family protein, producing the protein MKFLKFTIAFLVLTSSLIFIISSEKFYIDLIQSFTFHAMLGYIFLSALFALFRWKYVTFAAFSASLLLAVYLLPHISGESNPAYSVSGETLKVAHFNVLGSNRHFDDIINNSIDLNADILSFQEVERAWALKLMDGLEMQYPYFAITEHEKHGVAIFSKYPLKNLKTYKWTGEPTLTGDVVYQDKNVHFITTHTLSPRNPERYKNRNEHLSKIAEYVKNINGPVLAIGDFNAVPWNKYIVKIKESTDLVDSRKSIASTYPANYPLGLPIDYILHSDELSCVNFKAVNAMGSDHKGIVGEYVFNTPTMLVDMN
- a CDS encoding amidohydrolase → MTLPTNYMMRFFSHFIIFSLFIIAVSCNNPEEKATLVLHNGQIYTVNEAQPKAEAVAVINDTIVYVGDNQGVQKWIGEATEVVDLEGKTITPGFIEGHAHFIGVGMNKMNVDLLQVKSYEEMLEKIAVAAKNTPEGEWIIGRGWHQDKWDSLAPTMVQGFPTHQGLSEVAPNHPVYLKHASGHAALANAKAMEIAGVVNIQKEGPEVIEIEGGEIIKDELGNPTGIFNENAMRIITEKIPETTSEGYERAAELAMQECLVNGITSFQDAGITKDIEETYRKLAEEGNMKVRLWAMISGNDSTLLKEYYENGPAVGLGNNFLTIRSIKLYMDGALGSRGAWLLEEYADMPGQFGHNTTPMSRVYETSLKALESGLQLCSHAIGDRANREVLNNYEKAFNEKPEFAEDHRFRIEHAQHLSAEDIPRFSELGVVPAMQAIHMASDRPWAIERLGEERIIEGAYVWRKLLDSGAKIVNGTDAPVEPLNPLPSFYASVSRRTLAGEPEGGFEPEQKMSRKEALRSYTLDAAYGAFEEDIKGSIEVGKLADFTVFSQNIMIIPEDEILKTQADMTIVGGKILYQRTN
- a CDS encoding LytTR family DNA-binding domain-containing protein, whose translation is MEGIASEVVLVRNEKLAEITLEQEALNSGKYEDLLNNQTSFSEVNGPHLKLKIYNLDNFDQDFRDAQKNIPLNERINFSIEERSGIGSFLLNWGFLFWLLTAIPILLLWLVFKLFWSTKPSKKSVQAVKQQNLNGSESAEYHQLNFPVKIGDRTIFLEMYNIVSFQAKDKYVNVLDTDDNTYLIEHTLNDLENKLPQQFIRIHRSYIVNKLLIKEIRKHSGNRFTVLLKSKKSQQLVSSQSYAPKVKALMKF
- a CDS encoding gluconate 2-dehydrogenase subunit 3 family protein — protein: MEEPNKNGMDRRTSLKYMSGAAASLASLTWVGCETPEETAEVTEHKHAANEEMNISEADQKLMEQQFFTDHEMQTVTVLANLIIPADERSGNAADAGVPEFIEFMMKDQPWHQTGMRGGLRWLDIESMHQFEKSFFDLSEKQQKQILDQIAYPEIAKPEMSQGGNFFNNFRDFVATGFFTSKMGIEDLKYMGNTANVWKGSPQEVMDKLGVSYDDVDGYEFA
- a CDS encoding GMC oxidoreductase, with the protein product MQIKESSTVYDVCIVGSGAGGGMAAKTLAEAGAKVALLEAGPMFDSAQGDMFKWPYQSPRRGANTHRPFGEFDAAFGGWEIEGEPYTRVAGTEFDWFRSRMLGGRTNHWGRISLRFGEKDFKRKSVDGLGDDWPISYADIKPYYDRIDKMIGVFGVNFDPSLGLVNEPDGHFLPPPKPRAYEMLVKKACDPLNIPVVPSRLSILTRPLGKRAACHYCSQCNRGCSTHSNFSSPSVLLPPALETGNVTLITNAMAREVLTNDEGLATGVSYISKDDNMEYTVRAKAVVLSASACETARLMLNSKSSRHPNGLGNSSGMVGKYLMDSTGGDLAGVFPQMMDGIPYNEDGVGGMHMYMPWWIDNQKAKLNFPRGYHIEIWGGKNMPSYGFLGGIQNYNAAFGAERPKGGGGYGTQLKNDYRSFYGAMVGFSGRGEPVALESNYCEIDPGVVDQWGIPVLRFNYKWSDYEILQAKHMQDTFEEIIDSMGGKLLWNKAGEESNYGLHAPGRIIHEVGVARMGKDAKKAPVNEYCQSFDCKNLFVADGASFVSMADKNPTWTILALSLRTSEYIIDQKKKGNI